One stretch of Sylvia atricapilla isolate bSylAtr1 chromosome 4, bSylAtr1.pri, whole genome shotgun sequence DNA includes these proteins:
- the WBP1 gene encoding WW domain-binding protein 1: MAVAAATGRRRLLWAVGAAAGRARGRGGALGGGAMERPGSAEGVWAALLGRQHPQAREFCPGVNNRPYVCETGHCCGESGCCTYYYELWWFWLLWTILILLSCCCAFRHRRAKLRLQQQQRQREINLIAYHGACHYPPSSGDLRLLASFKLPAYEEVAQRPGTPPPPYSPGSPSLSPGSSRGCSSCSCGCSCASSPSSSSLSAPGTDETDPEPGPGPGGGSTGRDGGSSSTGTGASWDLPQPEEPPARGGPPKQVPPDFCEAEGRPCSDIEGGEDGGGRAVLGGCPGRHRRLTGDSGIEVGRGLEEDEAEPEGCGGPEGDGGPGSPVLPV; encoded by the exons ATGGCGGTGGCGGCGGCGacggggcggcggcggctgctgTGGGCGGTgggggccgcggccgggcgggcgcggggccgcggcggggctTTAGGTGGCGGCGCCATGGAGCGGCCCGGGAGCGCCGAGGGGGTCTGGGCCGCGCTGCTGGGCCGGCAGCACCCGCAG GCCCGGGAGTTCTGCCCGGGGGTGAACAACCGGCCCTACGTGTGCGAGACCGGGCACTGCTGCGGGGAGAGCGGCTGCTGCACCTACTACTACGAGCTGTGGT GGTTCTGGCTGCTCTGGACCATCCTgatcctgctgagctgctgctgcgcGTTCCGGCACCGGCGGGCCAAGCTGcgcctgcagcagcagcagcggcagcgtGAGATCAACCTCATTGCCTACCACGGTGCCTGCCACTACCCTCCCTCCTCGGGAGACCTCC ggctgctggcctCCTTCAAGCTCCCGGCGTACGAGGAAGTGGCACAGCGCCCCGGGACGCCGCCGCCGCCCTACAGCCCCGGGAgcccctcactgtcccctggcTCGTcccggggctgcagctcctgctcctgcgGCTGCTCCTGCGCCTCCTCCCCTAGCAGCTCTTCACTCTCAGCGCCGGGCACCGATGAGACGGACCCGGAGCCAGGCCCGGGCCCGGGGGGTGGCAGCACCGGCCGTGACGGCGGCTCCAGCAGCACCGGCACCGGTGCCAGCTGGGACCTGCCCCAGCCCGAGGAGCCGCCGGCCCGTGGGGGGCCCCCCAAACAAGTCCCCCCAGACTTCTGTGAGGCTGAGGGCCGCCCCTGCTCTGACATCGAGGGGGGCGAGGATGGGGGAGGTAGAGCAGTACTGGGGGGTTGCCCCGGGCGGCACCGGCGGCTCACAGGGGATTCAGGCATCGAGGTGGGCCGGGGGCTAGAGGAGGATGAGGCTGAGCCTGAAGGTTGTGGGGGACCAGAGGGTGATGGGGGGCCTGGCTCACCCGTGCTGCCCGTCTGA
- the RTKN gene encoding rhotekin isoform X1, with translation MFRREERSRATVARGSALDMELRRGCCCPPAPASQEPELQRALERALRVREGARRLLPACSRPEQALETTKTLVLCDARVVAAGGELQRRQEARLRGARRPSDAGPGAERVPCRGTICISDLRIPLMWKDTEYFRNKGELHRCAVFLLLQVGAEIHDTPTVLVDRTLTDICFEGAVLFSEAGPDFELKVELYSAGLPGGGAQGSTPKKLATRLSTSLGRSSGRRARAAMEGGAGSPPGTGGTGALLLPPPGVPCPRFQLLAHAALSLAQVHDGFRTHDLVVAADEQSPCWLPLYGRMCCRLAARPSCMDTPAATGTLRLRAPGAEGPSGPPLFCVLRGPGLLCYGSAGEAEAGQEPTLTIAVTKDTRVRAVEPGGRGQPPGVAVTNQLGGEEVTHTLVAESVAEAQRWLEAFGQHLYDLAQWKQCCEELMRIEEPPPRRPPAPLPPQGSLYHQTAIDPSDDIAAVTDILTRHGAAPRAPGPPPWLSLFEGPPLRSPSPPRRGRPRTLSLDARLSTLKGRGGPPKPPHSSSSSSGSSSPGPPQRDPPRPLQSRV, from the exons ATGTTCCGGCGGGAGGAGCGCAGCCGCGCCACGGTGGCGCGGGGGTCAGCGCTGGACATGGAATTGcgccggggctgctgctgccccccggccccggcctcGCAG GAGCCGGAGCTGCAGCGGGCTCTGGAGCGGGCGCTGCGGGTGCGGGAAGGGGCCCGGCGGCTCCTCCCCGCCTGCAGCCGCCCCGAGCAGGCGCTGGAGACCACCAAGACCCTGGTGCTGTGCGACGCCAGGGTGGTCGCGGCGGGGGGAGAGCTGCAGCGGCGCCAGGAGGCTCGGCTGAGGGGGGCCCGGCG CCCCTCGGACGCTGGGCCCGGGGCTGAGCGGGTGCCGTGCCGGGGCACCATCTGCATCTCAG ATCTGCGCATCCCACTGATGTGGAAGGACACCGAGTACTTCAGGAACAAGGGGG AGCTGCATCGCTGCGCcgtgttcctgctgctgcaggtgggggCCGAGATCCACGACACCCCCACAGTGCTGGTGGACCGGACCCTCACCGACATCTGCTTCGAGGGCGCCGTGCTCTT CTCGGAGGCGGGCCCGGATTTCGAGCTGAAGGTGGAGCTGTACAGCGCGGGGCTGCCCGGCGGGGGGGCCCAGGGCAGCACCCCCAAAAAGCTGGCAACGCGTCTGAGCACCTCCCTGGGCCGCTCCTCGGGGCGCCGGGCACGGGCGGCCATGGAGGGGGGCGCCGGCAGCCCCCCGGGCACCGGCGGCACcggggcactgctgctgccgccgcccggCGTGCC gtgtccccggTTCCAGCTGCTGGCCCACGCCGCGCTGTCCTTGGCGCAGGTGCACGACGGGTTCCGCACCCACGACCTTGTTGTTGCTGCCGACG agcagagcccctgCTGGCTGCCCCTCTATGGCCGCATGTGCTGCCGCCTGGCGGCCAGGCCGAGCTGCATGGACACCCCCGCGGCGACAGGGACACTGCGGCTGCGG GctccaggggctgaggggccgAGCGGACCCCCCCTGTTCTGCGTCCTGCGGggccctgggctgctctgctaCGGCAGCGCTGGCGAGGCcgaggcagggcaggagcccacCCTCACCATTGCTGTCACCAAG GACACCCGGGTGCGGGCGGTGGAGCCAGGGGGCCGCGGGCAGCCCCCCGGGGTGGCCGTCACCAAccagctgggaggggaggaggtgaCACACACGCTGGTGGCCGAGAGCGTGGCCGAGGCCCAGCGCTGGCTCGAAGCCTTTGGGCAGCACCTCTACGACTTGG CCCAGTGgaagcagtgctgtgaggagctaATGAGGATCGAGGAGccccccccgcgccgccccccgGCGCCGCTGCCCCCCCAGGGCTCTCTCTACCACCAGACAg CTATTGACCCCTCGGATGACATCGCGGCGGTGACCGACATCCTGACGCGGCACGGGGCGGCTCCCCGTGCCCCGGGCCCTCCCCCGTGGCTGTCGCTGTTCGAGGGGCCCCCTCTGCGCAGCCCCAGCCCCCCacgccggggccgcccccgcaCCCTGTCCCTCGACGCCCGGCTCAGCACCCTAAAGGGTCGGGGGGgtcccccaaaacccccccactccagctcctccagcagcggcagcagcagcccggGGCCCCCTCAGCGCGACCCCCCCAGACCCCTCCAGTCCCGGGTCTGA
- the RTKN gene encoding rhotekin isoform X4 — protein MFRREERSRATVARGSALDMELRRGCCCPPAPASQEPELQRALERALRVREGARRLLPACSRPEQALETTKTLVLCDARVVAAGGELQRRQEARLRGARRPSDAGPGAERVPCRGTICISDLRIPLMWKDTEYFRNKGELHRCAVFLLLQVGAEIHDTPTVLVDRTLTDICFEGAVLFSEAGPDFELKVELYSAGLPGGGAQGSTPKKLATRLSTSLGRSSGRRARAAMEGGAGSPPGTGGTGALLLPPPGVPCPRFQLLAHAALSLAQVHDGFRTHDLVVAADEQSPCWLPLYGRMCCRLAARPSCMDTPAATGTLRLRAPGAEGPSGPPLFCVLRGPGLLCYGSAGEAEAGQEPTLTIAVTKDTRVRAVEPGGRGQPPGVAVTNQLGGEEVTHTLVAESVAEAQRWLEAFGQHLYDLAQWKQCCEELMRIEEPPPRRPPAPLPPQGSLYHQTAPPGPPGTPPGEGLLLQENVSAEIRALLSSYYSDSY, from the exons ATGTTCCGGCGGGAGGAGCGCAGCCGCGCCACGGTGGCGCGGGGGTCAGCGCTGGACATGGAATTGcgccggggctgctgctgccccccggccccggcctcGCAG GAGCCGGAGCTGCAGCGGGCTCTGGAGCGGGCGCTGCGGGTGCGGGAAGGGGCCCGGCGGCTCCTCCCCGCCTGCAGCCGCCCCGAGCAGGCGCTGGAGACCACCAAGACCCTGGTGCTGTGCGACGCCAGGGTGGTCGCGGCGGGGGGAGAGCTGCAGCGGCGCCAGGAGGCTCGGCTGAGGGGGGCCCGGCG CCCCTCGGACGCTGGGCCCGGGGCTGAGCGGGTGCCGTGCCGGGGCACCATCTGCATCTCAG ATCTGCGCATCCCACTGATGTGGAAGGACACCGAGTACTTCAGGAACAAGGGGG AGCTGCATCGCTGCGCcgtgttcctgctgctgcaggtgggggCCGAGATCCACGACACCCCCACAGTGCTGGTGGACCGGACCCTCACCGACATCTGCTTCGAGGGCGCCGTGCTCTT CTCGGAGGCGGGCCCGGATTTCGAGCTGAAGGTGGAGCTGTACAGCGCGGGGCTGCCCGGCGGGGGGGCCCAGGGCAGCACCCCCAAAAAGCTGGCAACGCGTCTGAGCACCTCCCTGGGCCGCTCCTCGGGGCGCCGGGCACGGGCGGCCATGGAGGGGGGCGCCGGCAGCCCCCCGGGCACCGGCGGCACcggggcactgctgctgccgccgcccggCGTGCC gtgtccccggTTCCAGCTGCTGGCCCACGCCGCGCTGTCCTTGGCGCAGGTGCACGACGGGTTCCGCACCCACGACCTTGTTGTTGCTGCCGACG agcagagcccctgCTGGCTGCCCCTCTATGGCCGCATGTGCTGCCGCCTGGCGGCCAGGCCGAGCTGCATGGACACCCCCGCGGCGACAGGGACACTGCGGCTGCGG GctccaggggctgaggggccgAGCGGACCCCCCCTGTTCTGCGTCCTGCGGggccctgggctgctctgctaCGGCAGCGCTGGCGAGGCcgaggcagggcaggagcccacCCTCACCATTGCTGTCACCAAG GACACCCGGGTGCGGGCGGTGGAGCCAGGGGGCCGCGGGCAGCCCCCCGGGGTGGCCGTCACCAAccagctgggaggggaggaggtgaCACACACGCTGGTGGCCGAGAGCGTGGCCGAGGCCCAGCGCTGGCTCGAAGCCTTTGGGCAGCACCTCTACGACTTGG CCCAGTGgaagcagtgctgtgaggagctaATGAGGATCGAGGAGccccccccgcgccgccccccgGCGCCGCTGCCCCCCCAGGGCTCTCTCTACCACCAGACAg ccccgccgggcccccccgggacccccccaGGCGaggggctcctgctgcaggagaatgTCTCAGCCGAGATCCGGGCACTGCTCAGCTCCTACTACAGCGACAG CTATTGA
- the INO80B gene encoding INO80 complex subunit B — translation MRRAWRCGGMEAGGHGQEAEVGGHGGHKKKHKKHKKKHKKRHHHEAGPPPGPEPPRQPRLRLRIKLGGQILGTKSVPTFTVVPEGTHSPSPLLGGDEEEPSEGVPIEQYRAWLDEDSNLAPSPLPELDPESCFPPREEGEEEEEEEEEEEEEEERRWLAALERGELDDNGDIKREVDESLLTARQRALLHKQQSQPLLQLPMGAKAKEVTEEMREKREERARRRRLQAARKAEESKNQTIERLTRTHKAKVRALRERRARPAPCPVVHYRSTADGITVSFPAGLPLPLSPATAPPVPPAQPCAVPGCPNPKRYSCARTGRPLCSLGCYQRNLQLLQTAG, via the exons ATGCGCAGGGCCTGGCGGTGCGGCGGGATGGAGGCCGGCGGCCACG GGCAGGAGGCCGAGGTGGGCGGCCATGGTGGCCACAAGAAGAAACAcaagaagcacaagaaaaagcacaagaagCGGCACCACCACGAGGCGGGCCCGCCCCCGGGTCCCGAACCCCCTCGGCAGCCCCGGCTACGGCTCCGGATTAAGCTGGGAGGGCAGATCCTGGGCACCAAGAG CGTCCCAACGTTCACGGTGGTCCCCGAAGGGACGCACTCGCCGTCCCCACTGCTGGGAGGGGATGAGGAGGAGCCCAGCGAGGGGGTCCCCATCGAGCAATACCGAGCCTGGCTGG ATGAGGACAGCAACCTGGCCCCCTCCCCATTGCCTGAGCTGGACCCTGAGAGCTGCTTCCCTCCCCgtgaggagggggaggaggaggaggaggaagaggaggaggaagaagaagaggaggagcgTCGCTGGCTGGCAGCCCTTGAGAGAGGGGAGCTGGATGACAACGGCGACATCAAGAGGGAGGTGGACGAGTCCCTCCTGACGGCCCGGCAG CGCGCGCTGCTGCACAAGCAGCAGAGCCAACCCCTGCTGCAGCTACCCATGGGTGCCAAGGCCAAGGAGGTGACGGAGGAGATGCGGGAGAAGCGGGAGGAGCGGGCACGGCGCCGGCGGCTCCAGGCTGCCCGCAAGGCCGAGGAGAGCAAGAACCAAACCATCGAGCGCCTGACGCGCACACACAAAGCCAAGGTGAGGGCGCTGCGTgagcgccgcgcccgccccgcgccctGCCCTGTCGTGCACTACCGCAGCACCGCCGACGGCATCACCGTGTCCTTCCCCGCTGGGCTGCCGCTGCCGCTGTCCCCCGCCACCGCCCCGCCCGtgccccctgcccagccctgcgCCGTGCCCGGCTGCCCCAACCCCAAACGGTACAGCTGCGCCCGCACCGGGCGCCCactctgcagcctgggctgctacCAGCGtaacctgcagctgctgcagactgCGGGGTGA
- the RTKN gene encoding rhotekin isoform X3, producing MPRVLEGFWDPLNPPNVPRWQEPELQRALERALRVREGARRLLPACSRPEQALETTKTLVLCDARVVAAGGELQRRQEARLRGARRPSDAGPGAERVPCRGTICISDLRIPLMWKDTEYFRNKGELHRCAVFLLLQVGAEIHDTPTVLVDRTLTDICFEGAVLFSEAGPDFELKVELYSAGLPGGGAQGSTPKKLATRLSTSLGRSSGRRARAAMEGGAGSPPGTGGTGALLLPPPGVPCPRFQLLAHAALSLAQVHDGFRTHDLVVAADEQSPCWLPLYGRMCCRLAARPSCMDTPAATGTLRLRAPGAEGPSGPPLFCVLRGPGLLCYGSAGEAEAGQEPTLTIAVTKDTRVRAVEPGGRGQPPGVAVTNQLGGEEVTHTLVAESVAEAQRWLEAFGQHLYDLAQWKQCCEELMRIEEPPPRRPPAPLPPQGSLYHQTAIDPSDDIAAVTDILTRHGAAPRAPGPPPWLSLFEGPPLRSPSPPRRGRPRTLSLDARLSTLKGRGGPPKPPHSSSSSSGSSSPGPPQRDPPRPLQSRV from the exons ATGCCGCGGGTGCTGGAGGGTTTTTGGGATCCCCTGAACCCTCCAAATGTGCCCCGTTGGCAGGAGCCGGAGCTGCAGCGGGCTCTGGAGCGGGCGCTGCGGGTGCGGGAAGGGGCCCGGCGGCTCCTCCCCGCCTGCAGCCGCCCCGAGCAGGCGCTGGAGACCACCAAGACCCTGGTGCTGTGCGACGCCAGGGTGGTCGCGGCGGGGGGAGAGCTGCAGCGGCGCCAGGAGGCTCGGCTGAGGGGGGCCCGGCG CCCCTCGGACGCTGGGCCCGGGGCTGAGCGGGTGCCGTGCCGGGGCACCATCTGCATCTCAG ATCTGCGCATCCCACTGATGTGGAAGGACACCGAGTACTTCAGGAACAAGGGGG AGCTGCATCGCTGCGCcgtgttcctgctgctgcaggtgggggCCGAGATCCACGACACCCCCACAGTGCTGGTGGACCGGACCCTCACCGACATCTGCTTCGAGGGCGCCGTGCTCTT CTCGGAGGCGGGCCCGGATTTCGAGCTGAAGGTGGAGCTGTACAGCGCGGGGCTGCCCGGCGGGGGGGCCCAGGGCAGCACCCCCAAAAAGCTGGCAACGCGTCTGAGCACCTCCCTGGGCCGCTCCTCGGGGCGCCGGGCACGGGCGGCCATGGAGGGGGGCGCCGGCAGCCCCCCGGGCACCGGCGGCACcggggcactgctgctgccgccgcccggCGTGCC gtgtccccggTTCCAGCTGCTGGCCCACGCCGCGCTGTCCTTGGCGCAGGTGCACGACGGGTTCCGCACCCACGACCTTGTTGTTGCTGCCGACG agcagagcccctgCTGGCTGCCCCTCTATGGCCGCATGTGCTGCCGCCTGGCGGCCAGGCCGAGCTGCATGGACACCCCCGCGGCGACAGGGACACTGCGGCTGCGG GctccaggggctgaggggccgAGCGGACCCCCCCTGTTCTGCGTCCTGCGGggccctgggctgctctgctaCGGCAGCGCTGGCGAGGCcgaggcagggcaggagcccacCCTCACCATTGCTGTCACCAAG GACACCCGGGTGCGGGCGGTGGAGCCAGGGGGCCGCGGGCAGCCCCCCGGGGTGGCCGTCACCAAccagctgggaggggaggaggtgaCACACACGCTGGTGGCCGAGAGCGTGGCCGAGGCCCAGCGCTGGCTCGAAGCCTTTGGGCAGCACCTCTACGACTTGG CCCAGTGgaagcagtgctgtgaggagctaATGAGGATCGAGGAGccccccccgcgccgccccccgGCGCCGCTGCCCCCCCAGGGCTCTCTCTACCACCAGACAg CTATTGACCCCTCGGATGACATCGCGGCGGTGACCGACATCCTGACGCGGCACGGGGCGGCTCCCCGTGCCCCGGGCCCTCCCCCGTGGCTGTCGCTGTTCGAGGGGCCCCCTCTGCGCAGCCCCAGCCCCCCacgccggggccgcccccgcaCCCTGTCCCTCGACGCCCGGCTCAGCACCCTAAAGGGTCGGGGGGgtcccccaaaacccccccactccagctcctccagcagcggcagcagcagcccggGGCCCCCTCAGCGCGACCCCCCCAGACCCCTCCAGTCCCGGGTCTGA
- the RTKN gene encoding rhotekin isoform X2 yields the protein MEVGGGRRLRILEDLNMLYIRQIAASIQEPELQRALERALRVREGARRLLPACSRPEQALETTKTLVLCDARVVAAGGELQRRQEARLRGARRPSDAGPGAERVPCRGTICISDLRIPLMWKDTEYFRNKGELHRCAVFLLLQVGAEIHDTPTVLVDRTLTDICFEGAVLFSEAGPDFELKVELYSAGLPGGGAQGSTPKKLATRLSTSLGRSSGRRARAAMEGGAGSPPGTGGTGALLLPPPGVPCPRFQLLAHAALSLAQVHDGFRTHDLVVAADEQSPCWLPLYGRMCCRLAARPSCMDTPAATGTLRLRAPGAEGPSGPPLFCVLRGPGLLCYGSAGEAEAGQEPTLTIAVTKDTRVRAVEPGGRGQPPGVAVTNQLGGEEVTHTLVAESVAEAQRWLEAFGQHLYDLAQWKQCCEELMRIEEPPPRRPPAPLPPQGSLYHQTAIDPSDDIAAVTDILTRHGAAPRAPGPPPWLSLFEGPPLRSPSPPRRGRPRTLSLDARLSTLKGRGGPPKPPHSSSSSSGSSSPGPPQRDPPRPLQSRV from the exons aTGGAGGTGGGGGGGGGCCGCCGGCTGCGGATCCTGGAGGATCTCAACATGCTCTACATCCGCCAGATCGCCGCCAGCATCCAG GAGCCGGAGCTGCAGCGGGCTCTGGAGCGGGCGCTGCGGGTGCGGGAAGGGGCCCGGCGGCTCCTCCCCGCCTGCAGCCGCCCCGAGCAGGCGCTGGAGACCACCAAGACCCTGGTGCTGTGCGACGCCAGGGTGGTCGCGGCGGGGGGAGAGCTGCAGCGGCGCCAGGAGGCTCGGCTGAGGGGGGCCCGGCG CCCCTCGGACGCTGGGCCCGGGGCTGAGCGGGTGCCGTGCCGGGGCACCATCTGCATCTCAG ATCTGCGCATCCCACTGATGTGGAAGGACACCGAGTACTTCAGGAACAAGGGGG AGCTGCATCGCTGCGCcgtgttcctgctgctgcaggtgggggCCGAGATCCACGACACCCCCACAGTGCTGGTGGACCGGACCCTCACCGACATCTGCTTCGAGGGCGCCGTGCTCTT CTCGGAGGCGGGCCCGGATTTCGAGCTGAAGGTGGAGCTGTACAGCGCGGGGCTGCCCGGCGGGGGGGCCCAGGGCAGCACCCCCAAAAAGCTGGCAACGCGTCTGAGCACCTCCCTGGGCCGCTCCTCGGGGCGCCGGGCACGGGCGGCCATGGAGGGGGGCGCCGGCAGCCCCCCGGGCACCGGCGGCACcggggcactgctgctgccgccgcccggCGTGCC gtgtccccggTTCCAGCTGCTGGCCCACGCCGCGCTGTCCTTGGCGCAGGTGCACGACGGGTTCCGCACCCACGACCTTGTTGTTGCTGCCGACG agcagagcccctgCTGGCTGCCCCTCTATGGCCGCATGTGCTGCCGCCTGGCGGCCAGGCCGAGCTGCATGGACACCCCCGCGGCGACAGGGACACTGCGGCTGCGG GctccaggggctgaggggccgAGCGGACCCCCCCTGTTCTGCGTCCTGCGGggccctgggctgctctgctaCGGCAGCGCTGGCGAGGCcgaggcagggcaggagcccacCCTCACCATTGCTGTCACCAAG GACACCCGGGTGCGGGCGGTGGAGCCAGGGGGCCGCGGGCAGCCCCCCGGGGTGGCCGTCACCAAccagctgggaggggaggaggtgaCACACACGCTGGTGGCCGAGAGCGTGGCCGAGGCCCAGCGCTGGCTCGAAGCCTTTGGGCAGCACCTCTACGACTTGG CCCAGTGgaagcagtgctgtgaggagctaATGAGGATCGAGGAGccccccccgcgccgccccccgGCGCCGCTGCCCCCCCAGGGCTCTCTCTACCACCAGACAg CTATTGACCCCTCGGATGACATCGCGGCGGTGACCGACATCCTGACGCGGCACGGGGCGGCTCCCCGTGCCCCGGGCCCTCCCCCGTGGCTGTCGCTGTTCGAGGGGCCCCCTCTGCGCAGCCCCAGCCCCCCacgccggggccgcccccgcaCCCTGTCCCTCGACGCCCGGCTCAGCACCCTAAAGGGTCGGGGGGgtcccccaaaacccccccactccagctcctccagcagcggcagcagcagcccggGGCCCCCTCAGCGCGACCCCCCCAGACCCCTCCAGTCCCGGGTCTGA
- the RTKN gene encoding rhotekin isoform X5, with translation MFRREERSRATVARGSALDMELRRGCCCPPAPASQEPELQRALERALRVREGARRLLPACSRPEQALETTKTLVLCDARVVAAGGELQRRQEARLRGARRPSDAGPGAERVPCRGTICISDLRIPLMWKDTEYFRNKGELHRCAVFLLLQVGAEIHDTPTVLVDRTLTDICFEGAVLFSEAGPDFELKVELYSAGLPGGGAQGSTPKKLATRLSTSLGRSSGRRARAAMEGGAGSPPGTGGTGALLLPPPGVPCPRFQLLAHAALSLAQVHDGFRTHDLVVAADEQSPCWLPLYGRMCCRLAARPSCMDTPAATGTLRLRAPGAEGPSGPPLFCVLRGPGLLCYGSAGEAEAGQEPTLTIAVTKDTRVRAVEPGGRGQPPGVAVTNQLGGEEVTHTLVAESVAEAQRWLEAFGQHLYDLAQWKQCCEELMRIEEPPPRRPPAPLPPQGSLYHQTAPPGPPGTPPGEGLLLQENVSAEIRALLSSYYSDR, from the exons ATGTTCCGGCGGGAGGAGCGCAGCCGCGCCACGGTGGCGCGGGGGTCAGCGCTGGACATGGAATTGcgccggggctgctgctgccccccggccccggcctcGCAG GAGCCGGAGCTGCAGCGGGCTCTGGAGCGGGCGCTGCGGGTGCGGGAAGGGGCCCGGCGGCTCCTCCCCGCCTGCAGCCGCCCCGAGCAGGCGCTGGAGACCACCAAGACCCTGGTGCTGTGCGACGCCAGGGTGGTCGCGGCGGGGGGAGAGCTGCAGCGGCGCCAGGAGGCTCGGCTGAGGGGGGCCCGGCG CCCCTCGGACGCTGGGCCCGGGGCTGAGCGGGTGCCGTGCCGGGGCACCATCTGCATCTCAG ATCTGCGCATCCCACTGATGTGGAAGGACACCGAGTACTTCAGGAACAAGGGGG AGCTGCATCGCTGCGCcgtgttcctgctgctgcaggtgggggCCGAGATCCACGACACCCCCACAGTGCTGGTGGACCGGACCCTCACCGACATCTGCTTCGAGGGCGCCGTGCTCTT CTCGGAGGCGGGCCCGGATTTCGAGCTGAAGGTGGAGCTGTACAGCGCGGGGCTGCCCGGCGGGGGGGCCCAGGGCAGCACCCCCAAAAAGCTGGCAACGCGTCTGAGCACCTCCCTGGGCCGCTCCTCGGGGCGCCGGGCACGGGCGGCCATGGAGGGGGGCGCCGGCAGCCCCCCGGGCACCGGCGGCACcggggcactgctgctgccgccgcccggCGTGCC gtgtccccggTTCCAGCTGCTGGCCCACGCCGCGCTGTCCTTGGCGCAGGTGCACGACGGGTTCCGCACCCACGACCTTGTTGTTGCTGCCGACG agcagagcccctgCTGGCTGCCCCTCTATGGCCGCATGTGCTGCCGCCTGGCGGCCAGGCCGAGCTGCATGGACACCCCCGCGGCGACAGGGACACTGCGGCTGCGG GctccaggggctgaggggccgAGCGGACCCCCCCTGTTCTGCGTCCTGCGGggccctgggctgctctgctaCGGCAGCGCTGGCGAGGCcgaggcagggcaggagcccacCCTCACCATTGCTGTCACCAAG GACACCCGGGTGCGGGCGGTGGAGCCAGGGGGCCGCGGGCAGCCCCCCGGGGTGGCCGTCACCAAccagctgggaggggaggaggtgaCACACACGCTGGTGGCCGAGAGCGTGGCCGAGGCCCAGCGCTGGCTCGAAGCCTTTGGGCAGCACCTCTACGACTTGG CCCAGTGgaagcagtgctgtgaggagctaATGAGGATCGAGGAGccccccccgcgccgccccccgGCGCCGCTGCCCCCCCAGGGCTCTCTCTACCACCAGACAg ccccgccgggcccccccgggacccccccaGGCGaggggctcctgctgcaggagaatgTCTCAGCCGAGATCCGGGCACTGCTCAGCTCCTACTACAGCGACAGGTGA